A window of Streptomyces sp. NBC_01224 genomic DNA:
TTTCCGTCGGGACGACCGGCGGGATGACCGTCCGGGTGGGTTCCGTCGTGATGACAGCCGGGGTGGTTCCGGTGGTGGGTTCCGTCGTGACGACCGTGACCGGGATCGTGACCGTGGTCCGCGTCGGGAGGATGACCGCGGTGGCCACCGTGGTCCGCGGCGTGATGACGACCGTGGTGGGCGTCCTGCGGGTGGGTTCGAGCGGCGTGACGACAGCCGGCCCACCGGTGGAAGCGGCGGCGGTTTCCGCCGCGACGACCGCGACCGGGATCGTGCGCCGCGTCGCGACGACAATCGCGGTGGTGGCTCCGGCGGCGGTTTCCGTCGGGACGACCGGCGGGATGACCGTCCGGGTGGGTTCCGTCGTGATGACAGCCGGGGTGGTTCCGGTGGTGGGTTCCGTCGTGACGACCGTGACCGGGATCGTGACCGTGGTCCGCGTCGGGAGGATGACCGCGGTGGCCACCGTGGTCCGCGGCGTGATGACGACCGTGGTGGGCGTCCTGCGGGTGGGTTCGAGCGGCGTGACGACCGGCCGCGTGGCCCCCGCCGTGACGACGACAGCCGTGGTGGCGGCTACCGGCGCGACGACAGCCGCGGTGGCGGCTCCGGCGGCGGTTTCCGCCGCGACGACAGCCGAGGCGGGGGTTACCGCGGGCAGCGGGACGACCGCGGGCAGCGGGACGACCGTGGCGGACGGGGTGGTTACCGCGGGCGTGACGACCGTGGTGGGTTCGAGCGGCGTGACGACCGGGACCGTGAGCCCATCAAGCGGCTTCCGATTCCTGACGACGTCACTGGTGACGAGATCGACAAGGACGTGCGGCAGGAGCTGATGAGCCTGCCGAAGACCCTGGCCGAGGATGTAGCCAGGAACCTTGTGATGGTGGCCCGGCTGATCGACGAGGACCCTGAGCAGGCGTACGCGTACTCGCGGATCGCGTTGCGGCTGGCCTCGCGGGTTGCTGCCGTGCGTGAGGCGGCCGGGTTCGCCGCGTACGCGACGCAGAAGTACTCGGAGGCGCTGGCGGAGTTCCGGGCGGCCAAGCGGATGACCGGTTCCGTGGAGCTGTGGCCTGTCATGGCCGACTGCGAGCGCGGACTCGGGCGGCCCGAGCGGGCGATGGCCATGGCCGGCGAGCCCGAGGTGCAGAAGCTGGACAAGGCCGGTCAGGTCGAGATGCGTCTGGTGGCTGCCGGGGCCCGTAGGGACATGGGGCAGATCGATGCCGCCATCGTCACGCTGCAGAGCTCCGAGCTCGCCTCGAACGCGGTACACCCGTGGACTCCGCGGCTGCGCTATGCGTACGCGGACGCGCTGCTGGCGGCGGGACGCGAGGACGAGGCGCGTGAGTGGTTCGGGAAGGCGCTGGAGGCCGACAAGGACGGCGCCACCGATGCCTCGGACCGGCTTGCCGAGCTGGACGGTGTCGAGTTCGTCGATGCCCTCGGTGAGGACGAGGACGAGGACGACGCCGCTCAGACGCCGGCCGACGCTGCGGATGACGACAAGAGCGACGGCAAGGACAAGGGCAGCAAGGACGAGGACGGTACGTCCGAGTCGTAAGGCATGAGAAAGGGCGGCACCCCGCAAGGGGTGCCGCCCTTTTTTGTTGCTGTGGGGGTCAGTCGAGGGTGAGGCTTCGCAGGACCAGGCCGGTGGCCGGCTTGGGACCGAAGGAAGTCGACTTGCGGGGCATGGTGACGCCTTGTCGGGCGAGATCCCGGACGACTTCCTCACGTACCGGATGCATCAGGACCGCCGTGGCATTGTGACGTTCGGCCTGTTCGACGACGGCCGCGGTGTCGTGTATGTACGCGATGTGCTCCGGGGCGTCGGGAATCTGCCAGACGTGGTCGAGCAGAGCCGCGTGCAGGACCGTCGCGTCGAGGGTCTGCCAGGCGGTCGGACGGTCGGCCGGAATCGTACGGGACAGCAGACCGGCGTCGGGACGGTCGATGAGGTGGAAGCCGCCGTCGCCCGCGAGCAGGAATGCGTTGCCTTCGGCGGCCGCCTCGGCGAGTGCGTCCAGGGCCCGGGGGAGCGGGCCCTCGATGTCGCGGATGCGGAAGAGGCCGTTCAGCGCGGCGAGCGCGTCGGCGACCGGGAAGCGGTGCAGCAGTCGGTGGATGGCGCGGACCCGGAGCGGGTAGCGGGCCGTGTCGACGAGGAGGACCAGGCCGAAGTCCCAGGGGCCTGGAGCTGTGTGCTCCTGCTGGAGGCGGAGGTAGGTGGCCCAGCGGTGGTGGCCGTCGGCGATCAGGGCCTGGTGGTGGGCGAGATCGGTCTCGATCTCGGCCCGGTCGGCCGGGCGGGTGACCGCCCAGAGCCGGTGGCTGTAGCCGTCCTCGGTGGTGGTGGAGAGAAGCGGCGGCCGGTGGATGGTCCGTTCGATGACGGCGGACGCACCGGTCGGGTGGCCTTCGCTGCGGTAGGTGAGCAGTAGCGGTTCGAGATGGGCCGCGGTGGTGCGCATCAGGTTGGCCCGGTCCTCGACGACATGGGCCATCACGTCCTCGTGCGGCAGCACGATGCCGTCGGCGGGGGAGGAGAGCGCCAGCGCGCCGACGATGCCGCGTTGCAGGATCTCGGTGTTGCTCTGCTCGTAGACGTACAGTGCGGGCTCGGGATCGGGAGCGAGTATGCCCTCGGCCAGCCAGCGGTTCAGGGTCTCGGCGGCCTGTGTGTGGCGGGCCGCGGCCGAGTCGGCCTGCGGCAGGATCAGCCGGACGATGTTGTGCGGATCCGCCGACTCCAGGTGGTGCAGCCCGTCGGGGCGCACGACGACGTCGTACGGCGGTGACGTCACCGCGGCAAGACTGCCGACCCGCTCGGGGACGTATCGCAGTCCACGGAACGGAATCAGACGCAGTCCCTGCCCGGCCGGACCTGATGTGTTCATTTCTGCATGGTATGTGCGCGGCGGGGATGCGCGATGATCGGGACAGAAGCATGGAATGAGGAGCGCAAAGAATGAGTCAGGCGAGCAGGACCAGGCCGAGCGGCAGCAGCACCGCGTTGAACGAGGCGTACGACACGGCGCTGCTCGATCTCGACGGGGTGGTGTACGCGGGCGGTCATGCGATCGTCCACGCCGTCGAGTCGCTGGGAGCGGCGCGGGACGGCGGGATGCACCTGGCGTATGTGACGAACAATGCCCTGCGGCCCCCGGCCGCGGTGGCCGAGCATCTGACCGAACTCGGGGTTCCTGCCGAGCCCGCCGATGTGATCACCTCGGCGCAGGCGGTGGCCAGGCTGATGGCCGATCAGCTGCCGACCGGGGCGCGGGTGCTGGTGGTGGGTGGCGAGGGGCTGCACGTCGCGCTGCGGGAGCGCGGTCTGGTGCCGGTGGAATCGGCTGACGACGAGCCGGTCGCGGTGGCGCAGGGGTACGGCGGCCCCGACATGACGTGGGGTCGGTTCGCCGAGGCCGCGTACGCGATTGCGCGGGGGGTGCCGTGGTTCGCGTCCAACACGGATCTGACGATTCCCAGTGCACGGGGGATCGCGCCGGGGAACGGTGCGGCGGTGGAGGTCGTACGGATCGCGACCGGGGCCGAGCCGCAGGTCGCCGGGAAGCCGTTGCCTCCGATGCACCGGGAGACGGTGTTGCGGACCGGGGCCGAGCGCCCGCTGGTGGTCGGGGACCGGCTGGACACGGACATCGAGGGGGCGTTCAACGGCGGTGTGGACTCGCTGCTGGTGCTCACCGGGGTGACGGACGCGGCGCAGTTGGTGGCCGCCGAGCCGAAGCACCGGCCGACGTACGTGGACGCGGATCTGCGGGGGCTGCTGACAGGGCAGCCCGAGGTGGTGCGGGCGGGCGACGGGTTCGGCTGCGGTGGCTGGACGGCGTCGGTGCGCGGTGGCGACCTGGTGCTCGAAGGGGACGGGGACGTGCTCGACGGGCTGCGGGCGCTCTGCGGGGCGGCGTGGTCGTACGCCGGAGACGGCTCGTGCGGGCTGGACGCGGGGAAGGCGGTCGCCAGGCTGGGGCTGTGAAGGGAGACTCCCGGCGATTCGAGCCAAAAGGAGGGTAGGCTAACCTAACTTTGTTCTGCCCGGTGTGCCACCGTCCGGATGGCCGACCCGCCGGGCGACCGGGCCTCGGCCGCGGCCTCTGCCCGTGGCGAGGGGCGACCCCGCGCACCCGATCACCTCCGACTCCGGGAGTACGACCATGCAGCGCCTCACCGCGGACTCGGTGACCCTCGGCTACGACCAGCGGGTCATCGCGGAGAATCTCTCGGTCGAGATCCCCGACAACTCGTTCACGGTGATCGTCGGCCCCAACGCCTGTGGGAAGTCGACCCTGTTGCGTGCGCTCTCGCGGATGCTGAAGCCGAACAGCGGGCGGGTACTCCTGGACGGGCAGACGATCCACGGAATGCCGGCCAAGAAGGTCGCCAAGACGCTTGGGCTGCTGCCGCAGTCCTCCATCGCGCCGGACGGCATCACCGTCGCCGACCTCGTCGGACGCGGTCGGTATCCGCACCAGGGGCTGTTGCGCCAGTGGTCGCCGGACGACGAACGCATTGTCGAGGAATCGATGGCCGCTACCGGAGTCGATGCGCTTGCCGGTCGCTATGTCGACGAATTGTCCGGTGGGCAGCGGCAGCGTGTCTGGATCGCCATGGCGCTCGCCCAGCAGACGCCGCTGCTGCTGCTCGACGAGCCGACGACGTACCTCGACATCCAGCACCAGATCGATGTCCTCGATCTCTGTGCGGAGCTGCACGAGACGCAGGGGCGCACCCTGGTGGCCGTCCTGCACGATCTGAATCATGCCGCGCGGTACGCCACGCACCTCATCGCGATGCGGGAAGGCGAGGTGATCGCCGAGGGGACACCCGGCGAGGTCGTCACCGCGGAGCTGGTGGAGCGGGTCTTCGGGCTGCGCTGCCAGGTCATCGACGACCCGGAGACCGGGACGCCGTTGGTGGTGCCGGCCGCGCGCAAGCAGCGGAGCGGCGCGGTGGGCGTGCAGGGCAGGGCGGCCGCCGGGGCGTCGGCAGGAGGCTGACCGAACGGGGCCCGCCCTCAGTGGCGGGACCGGCCGGGAAAGCGGATCCGCCCCGCCGCTACAGCAGTGACCTGAGTCTCAGCAGGTCGCGGAAGCCGGCCTCCAGGCGGACCCGGCCCGCGCCCCATGCCCTGGCGAAGTTGATTTCGCCGTTCACCATGGCCACCAGATCGTCGCCGGTCATCGCGAGCCGGATCTCGGCCTTCTCCCCGGGCGGGCCGTCGACCGTGTCCAGGACCTGGATCCGGCCATTGGCCAGCCGGCCGGTGAAGGTGACGTCGAGGTCCTTGATGTGACAGCTCAGCGAGCGGTCGAGGGCAGCCGCGCTGCGCACGTCGCCGTCGGCCCTCGCGAGGTTGTCGGAAAGTTTGTCGAGTGCGCTGCGGCACTCCGCCATGGTCGCCATCGTGACCGACGGTACCGCAGCCCTTCGCGGTAGCGTTTCCCGCATGAGCGACTCGATCCCGGCAGCCGGAACAGCGCCCGGGGTGACACCCATGGCCGTGGCGGAAGATCCGTCCGACGAGGGCGTGGCCCCGGCCCCGGCCGCCGCAACCCCTGTCGACCCCGCCGCACCCGCGCCCCTCGGCGTCGTACGCACCCCCACCGGCAACGCCGAGGTCGACGCACGGCTGGAGCGTCTCGCCGATGCGGACCACCTCCCGGCGGACGGACACATCGAGGTGTACGAGGATGTACACAGTGGGCTGCGCGACGCGCTGACCGCGCTGGACGCCAGGCCCGCACCCGCACCGGTACCCGCACCGATGCCCTCGTACAACAACAGGAGCTGAACCGAACGTGGCAGGAGTGGCACGTCGCCGTCTCGACGCCGAGCTGGTACGTCGTAAGCTCGCCCGCTCGCGCGAGCATGCGAGCCAGCTGATCGCCGCAGGGCGGGTGACCGTCGGCGGAAACACCGCGACCAAACCCGCCACCCAGGTCGAGACCAGCGCCGCCGTCGTCGTGATCAAGGACGACAGCGACCCCGAGTACGTCTCGCGTGGCGGGCACAAGCTCGCCGGTGCCCTCGCCGCCTTCGTGCCCCTCGGGCTGAAGGTCGAGGGGCGGCGGGCACTGGACGCCGGGGCGTCGACAGGTGGCTTCACCGACGTCCTGCTGCGGGCCGGCGCCGGTCATGTCGTCGCCGTCGACGTCGGCTACGGGCAGCTCGCCTGGTCGCTCCAGTCCGATGAGCGCGTCACCGTCAAGGACCGTACCAACGTGCGGGAGTTGACGCTGGAAGCCATCGACGGGAAGCCGGTGGACCTGGTCGTCGGCGATCTGTCGTTCATCCCGCTGGGGCTGGTCCTGCCCGCTCTGGCGCGCTGCGCCGCCCCGGACGCGGACCTGGTCCTCATGGTCAAGCCACAGTTCGAGGTCGGCAAGGAGCGGCTCGGCAGCGGTGGAGTGGTGCGCAGCCCCGAGCTGCGGGCCGAAGCGGTACGGGAGGTGGCGCGCCGGGCCTGGGCGCTGGGTCTCGGAGTGCAGGGGGTGACGGCGAGTCCACTGCCGGGGCCCTCGGGAAATGTCGAGTACTTTCTGTGGCTGCGGGCCGGAGCACCTGAGCTGGATCCCGCAGATGTCGACCGTGCAGTGGCGGAGGGGCCTCGTTGACGACGAATGCGGCACGAACTGTCTTTCTTTTGGCACACACCGGCCGCCCGGCCGCGATCCGCAGCGCCGAGCTGGTCGTACAGGGACTGCTGCGCAGCGGCCTCGGCGTACGGGTGCTGGCCACCGAGGCGGCCGATCTCCCGCTGCCGCCGTCCGTCGAGACGGTCACGGACACCACGCCCAAGGCCATGGACGGCTGTGAGCTGCTGATCGTGCTCGGCGGGGACGGGACACTGCTGCGCGGCGCCGAACTCTCCCGCGCCTCCGGGGTGCCGATGCTCGGCGTCAACCTCGGCCGGGTCGGCTTCCTCGCCGAGGCCGAGCGGGACGACCTGGACAAGGTCGTCGACCGGGTCGTCACCCGGGCGTACCAGGTCGAGGAACGGATGACGCTCGACGTCGTCGTGCACAGCAACGGCGACATCGTCCACACCGACTGGGCGCTCAACGAAGCAGCGGTGCAGAAGGTGTCGCCCGAGCGGATGCTGGAGGTGGTCCTGGAGATCGACGGTCGGCCGGTGACCGGGTTCGGCTGCGACGGGATCGTCTGCGCGACCCCGACCGGATCGACCGCATACGCCTTCTCGGCGGGCGGACCCGTCGTCTGGCCCGAGGTCGAGGCGCTGCTGATGGTGCCGATCAGCGCCCATGCACTGTTCGCCAAGCCACTGGTGACCTCGCCGACCTCGGTGCTCGCCGTCGAGGTCCAGCAGCACACCCCGCACGGAGTGCTGTGGTGCGACGGGCGCAGGACCGTGGAGCTGCCCGCGGGGGCGCGGGTCGAGGTGCGGCGCGGTGCGGTGCCCGTACGGCTCGCGCGGCTGCACCACGCCTCTTTCACGGACCGGCTGGTGGCGAAGTTCGCACTGCCCGTCTCGGGGTGGCGGGGCGCGCCGCACTGACCGGCGTACATTCCCCCGGAGGCGGTGTGAATGCTCCAGGAGCACACGGGAGAGTGACCCCCGGGGGGCGGGGCCCGTCGCACATCGGGGCCCGGACCTCGTAAGGTCATGTCCGTGTTGGAGGAGATGCGGATACGGTCGCTCGGAGTCATCGACGACGCGGTGGTCGAGCTGTCACCCGGTTTCACCGCGGTGACGGGTGAGACCGGCGCGGGCAAGACCATGGTCGTCACCAGCCTCGGGCTGTTGCTCGGCGGGCGTGCCGACCCTGCCCTGGTGCGGATCGGGGCCAAGGCCGCGATCGTCGAGGGGCGGATCACGGTGTCCGACGGCGACGCCGTGGCCCTGCGGGCCGAGGAGGCCGGGGCCGAATTCGACGACGGCGCGCTGTTGATCAGTCGTACCGTCTCCGCGGAGGGGCGCTCCCGGGCGCATCTCGGCGGCAGATCCGTGCCGGTGGGAGTGCTTGCCGAACTCGCCGACGAACTCGTCGCCGTGCACGGCCAGACCGACCAGCAGGGGCTGCTCAAGCCCGCGCGGCAGCGGCAGGCCCTCGACCGGTACGCGGGCGACGGTGTCGCCGTGCCGCACGCCAAGTACGCGTCGGCCTACCGACGGCTGCGGGCCGTCGTCACGGAACTCGACGAGCTGACGACGCGCGCCCGCGAACGCGCCCAGGAAGCGGATCTGCTGCGCTTCGGGCTGAGCGAGATCGTTGCGGTCGAACCACTCGCGGGTGAGGACGGCGACCTGGCCGCCGAGGCCGAGCGGCTCGGCCATGCCGAAGCGCTCGCTTCCGCGGCGGCCCTCGCACACACCGCGCTCGCGGGCAACCCGGAGGATCCGGAGGGCGTCGACGCGACGACTGTGGTCGCGGCTGCCGGACGGTCCCTGGACGCCGTACGGGCCCACGATCCGGCGCTGGCCGCGCTCGCCGACCGGATCGGCGAGATCTCGATCCTGCTCGCCGATGTGGCGGGCGAACTGGCCGGGTACGCCGACCAGCTGGACGCCGATCCGCTGCGGCTCGCCGCGGTGGAGGAGCGGCGAGCCGCACTCACCGGACTCACCCGCAAGTACGGCGAGGACATCACCGCCGTACTCGCCTGGGCCGAGGAAGGGGCCACCCGGCTCACCGAGCTGGAGGGCGACGACGACCGCATCGGCGAGCTGACGGCGGAGCGCGATGCGCTGCGCGCCGAACTCTCGGGCCTCGGGCAGGCGTTGACCGATGCGCGTACAGGGGCGGCGGAGCGCTTCGCCGAGGCGGTGACCGCGGAGCTGGCATCCCTCGCCATGCCGCACGCCCGGGTCTCCTTCGACATCCGGCAGACCGAGGCGGCGGACGAGGCGTCCGGCATCGAGATCGGCGGGCGGAGTGTGGTCTACGGGCCGTCCGGCGCCGACGAGGTCGAGCTTCTGCTGGCCCCGCACCCCGGCGCCCAGCCGCGGCCGATCGCCAAGGGCGCGTCGGGCGGTGAGCTGTCCCGGGTGATGCTCGCCGTCGAGGTGGTGTTCGCCGGCTCCGATCCCGTACCCACGTACCTCTTCGACGAGGTCGACGCGGGCGTCGGCGGCAAGGCGGCCGTCGAGGTCGGGCGGCGGCTGGCGAAGCTCGCCAGGTCCGCGCAGGTCGTCGTCGTCACGCACCTGCCGCAGGTGGCGGCCTTCGCGGACCGGCAGTTGCTGGTCGAGAAGACGGTCGACGGGTCGGTGACCAGCAGCGGGGTCACGGTCCTGGAGGGCGAGGACCGGGTACGGGAGCTGTCCCGGATGCTCGCGGGACAGGAGGACTCGCAGACGGCCCGGGCCCATGCGGAGGAGCTGCTGGCCGCGGCGCGGGCGGACGGGTAGCGGGGGCTTCGCGGCCGTCGGGCGCGTGTTCGTGCTCGGTCTCCGGGCGGGATTGTCATTCGAGTCTGCCCGGCGATGTGCGGACGCAGCGGCCCTCCGGACGGTCCGGCGGGCCGCTGCGTAGCCTGGCTCGCATGGGAGCAACGTTCAGCAGAGCCGCAGTGTCCGGTGCCGTCGCAGCCGCCGTCGCGGGGGGTGCGTACCGGGCGCTGCGGGCCCGGCCGCGCAGGCGCTGGCAGCGAACCAACTACGCGGGCCGCACCGTCGATCTGTACGCGGGACCGGCCGTCGCCCTCGGCGCCGCAGCCGGAACCGCCGTTCTCCCACTGCCTGCGCGTACCCGGTACGCCGCCGTGCTCGCCGTTCTCGCGGCCGGCGGCTGCGGTGCCTACGACGACCTCGTCGGTGCGGACGATCCGCGCCGCGGGTTCCGTGCCCACTTGGGTGCGCTGCGGGACGGCGAGGTGACCAGTGGCGCGGTGAAGCTCTTCGGGATCGGGGCCGCCGGGCTCGCGGCCGGTGCGCTGCTCAAGGAGCGGCCCGTCGACCGGGTCCTCGCCGGCGTCGTGATCGCCGGAGGTGCGCACCTTGTCAATCTGGCGGATGTACGGCCCGCAGTGGCCGCCGCCACCGTGCTCGCCCTCGGGGCCCCGGGCCTGCCGGGCGCCCTCGCTGCCGCGCCCATGGGGGCCGCGGCAGCCCTCGTCGCCGACGACCTGGGTGAGCGCACCATGATCGGGGACACCGGGGCCCACGCCCTGGGCGCCGCACTCGGAGTCGCCATCGTCGTGGGCCGCGGCCGGGCCGGGCTCGTCGCCCATGCGGCGGGGCTTGTCGCGGCGACGGTGTACGGGGACCGGATCAGCCGCCTCGCCCACATGCTGTCGGACCGCTGACAGGGCCCAAGGAGGCGGCAACATCGCGCCACCTTCTCACCCGTGCGAGTGGTGCGTCACGGCCGGTTGCTGTTGTATGCAGCGGGACAGCGGCTCGACTGTGCCGGAACGTGCGTACGGACTGGCATCCTTGACGGTGCCATCACCGCCACTCGGGAGCCATTCAACGTGTCACAGCTGCGTACGGTCCAAGTCCTGGGCGGCGGCAGCGCGGGCAGCAGCGCCCACGTCAGCTCGCTGGCCGCAGGGCTGGTGGCGAGAGGCGTGCACGTCACCGTCTGTGCCCCGGCCGAACTGGACCACGCCTACGACTTCTCCGGTACGGGTGCCCGGTTCGCTCCCGTACCGCGGCGCAGCGATCCCGTCGCCGTTGCCGCGCTGCGTACCGCCTGCCTGACGGCGGACGTGGTCCACGCGCACGGTCTGCACGCCGCCGTACGCGCCGCTCTTGCGCTCGGCGGCCGCCGTATCCCGCTGGTCGTCACCTGGCACGCTCGCGCCCACGCCGAGGGAGCACGCAGCCGGCTGCTTCATCTGATGGAGCGAAGAGCCGCCCGTGCGGCGGCAGTTGTGCTCGGTACGACATCGGACCTGGTCGACCGGGCGCGGCACCGAGGAGCGCGCGATGCCCGGCTCTCGCCGGTCTCCGCCCCCGTACCGCGCGTTCCCGCCGATGTCCACGAAGGCAAGGCGCGGGCCGAACTCGGTGTGGTGGAACGGCCGTTGATCGTGTCGTACGGGAGTCTCGTACCGCATCACGGGTACGACATGCTGCTAGATGCCGCACGGGTATGGCGCGAACTCGACCCCGTACCGCTGCTGATCATCGTGGGGGAGGGGCGGGAGCGGGCCGCTCTGCAGCGCCGGATCAGGAACGAGGAGCTGCCCGTCCGGCTCATCGGCAGCCACGACGACATCGCAGAACTTCTCGCCGCCGCCGATCTGGCCGTGCTGTCCAGCCGGTGGGAGGCGCGCTCGGTACTTGCCCAGGAGGCGCTGCGGCTCGGCGTACCGCTGGTCGCCACCGCGGTCGGAGGGGTGCCCGAACTCGTGGGGGACGGGGCGGAGCTCGTACCGTACGGGAATGCGGAGGCGCTCGCGCGGGCGGTGGTCAGACTGCTCGGTGATCGGGGGCGGCGCGCGGAGCTGGTGGCCGCGGGGCGTGTACAGGCCGCGAGTTGGCCGACGGAGGACGACACGATCGCTCAAGTTCTCAGCATCTACGACGAGTTGACGAAACCGTTGGCGGTGGCGCGGACGCGGTGAGCGGCTGCTCGTCGAACGAGTCCGGAGCTACGAAGTGTGGCGGCGGGCCCGGAGGGCAAGGCTCAGCGCCAGGACCGCCTGGGGGTCGTCCAGGTCGGTGCCGAGCAGTTCGCCGATGCGGGCCAGCCGGTTGTACAGCGTCTGACGGTTCAGATGCAGTTCGCGCGCCGTCTCCGCCTTGCGGCCCGCGTGGGCCAGATACGTCTCCAGCGTCGGCAGCAGCGGAGGGCGGGAGGTGCGGTCGTGATCGCGCAGCGGGCCGATCGCCCGGTCCACGAACGCCGCCAGATCCGGATGGTCCCGCAGCCGCCACAGCAGCAGATCGATGTCCAGACGCCGGGCGTCGTACCAGGGCCGGTCGCTGAGACCGTGCGCGGCCGTCGCCGTCTCCGCGGCGTGCCGCAGCCCCGCACCGGCCGCCGCCCAGCCGCCCGCCACGCCCACCACCACGACCGGCGGATACGATCCTGCACGCTCCAGACCGGCCCGCTCCACACCCGCCCGCAGAGCCGCCGCGACCCGGTCCGCGACCGCCGTACGCTCCGTCTCGGACCGCAGCCCCAGCAGTACCGGAACCCGGCCCTCCACAGGCCGCACACCGAGCAGCACCGGCACACCCACCGACGAGAGCTCCTCCAGCACTGCCCGCGCCAGCAGTGCCCAGTTCCCCGACACGGACAGCTCGGGGGCCAGCCGCATGACCACCGGCAGCAGCGGCATCTCACCCGGTTTGAAGCCCAGTACGCGGGCTTGCGCCGGCGCGTCCTCCGCAGTGATCCGGCCCTCGGCGAGATCCGTCAGGAAGTCGCCCCGGCCGCGCGCGGCGAGCTCCTCCTCCTGGCGGGCCTGCATCAGCACGACGGCGAGGATGCCGGCCGCCCGCTCCGCCGCCATCCGGTGCACCGTCACCAGCGGGCCGGCCACGGCCAGCAGCACCAGCCTGGCCCGTACCGAACCGGTTCCAGGGCCGCCGCCCGGCACATCCACCAGCAGCGAACCGGTGGGCGGCGTCTCACGGGCCGCCCGGTCGCCGCGCATCCCGTCCCACACCTGGAGCGGATCGGCGGACACCGGGCCGGACCCGGGGCCCGCCGCGTACAGCAGCTGGCCGTCCGCCGTCTCCAGGAAGACCGGATTGGCCGTGAAGTCCGCCAGGATGCCCAGCACCTGGGGCACCCCTCCGCCGCCGAGCAGCGCCTCCGTACACCGCCGGTGCACGTCCTCGGCCTGCCGCAGCAGCGCGTAGTGACCGTTGACGATCTCGGTGTGGATCTCCTCGGTCACCGTCACGAACGGCACCTCGCGGTGCAGCTGCACCAGCGGCAGACCGGCCGCGCGGGCGGCGTCCACGATCGATGCGGGCAGCCTGCTGAAGCGCGGTCCGAGCTCCACCACCAGGGCGGCGATCTGGCGGTCGGCGAGCCTGCGGACGAAGGCGCGCTGCTCGGCGGGGCGGGTGCCGAGCCCCAGACCGGTGGTGAGCAGCAGTTCACCG
This region includes:
- a CDS encoding glycosyltransferase family 4 protein, translated to MSQLRTVQVLGGGSAGSSAHVSSLAAGLVARGVHVTVCAPAELDHAYDFSGTGARFAPVPRRSDPVAVAALRTACLTADVVHAHGLHAAVRAALALGGRRIPLVVTWHARAHAEGARSRLLHLMERRAARAAAVVLGTTSDLVDRARHRGARDARLSPVSAPVPRVPADVHEGKARAELGVVERPLIVSYGSLVPHHGYDMLLDAARVWRELDPVPLLIIVGEGRERAALQRRIRNEELPVRLIGSHDDIAELLAAADLAVLSSRWEARSVLAQEALRLGVPLVATAVGGVPELVGDGAELVPYGNAEALARAVVRLLGDRGRRAELVAAGRVQAASWPTEDDTIAQVLSIYDELTKPLAVARTR
- a CDS encoding PucR family transcriptional regulator codes for the protein METQGGITVQRALELPGLRSGLPEVVAGADRLNRTVRWVHAGEVPNIASLLKGGELLLTTGLGLGTRPAEQRAFVRRLADRQIAALVVELGPRFSRLPASIVDAARAAGLPLVQLHREVPFVTVTEEIHTEIVNGHYALLRQAEDVHRRCTEALLGGGGVPQVLGILADFTANPVFLETADGQLLYAAGPGSGPVSADPLQVWDGMRGDRAARETPPTGSLLVDVPGGGPGTGSVRARLVLLAVAGPLVTVHRMAAERAAGILAVVLMQARQEEELAARGRGDFLTDLAEGRITAEDAPAQARVLGFKPGEMPLLPVVMRLAPELSVSGNWALLARAVLEELSSVGVPVLLGVRPVEGRVPVLLGLRSETERTAVADRVAAALRAGVERAGLERAGSYPPVVVVGVAGGWAAAGAGLRHAAETATAAHGLSDRPWYDARRLDIDLLLWRLRDHPDLAAFVDRAIGPLRDHDRTSRPPLLPTLETYLAHAGRKAETARELHLNRQTLYNRLARIGELLGTDLDDPQAVLALSLALRARRHTS